Proteins encoded in a region of the Gaiellales bacterium genome:
- a CDS encoding helix-turn-helix transcriptional regulator has protein sequence MNSTSDAYNELSAFLRTRRSELSPSDVGLPEGGTQRRVAGLRREDVAQLAAISIDYYTRLEQGRMQPSAPVLASLARVLRLDDDQRAYMHELAGTPAKSRRRAPQKVKPYLQRILDHLDTPAIVMTPTHDILAWNPLAAALMVDFGEIPERERNFVRLLFTDPRLRSLYPEWEELARSVVSYLRMEAARKPDDPRLAELVGELSIRDAQFRQWWAGTHVAAKRRGTRRYNHPIVGEITLEWDALTSDAEPDQQLVIYTAEPGSPSANALLKLDAWAADHAGAAS, from the coding sequence ATGAACTCCACCAGCGACGCCTACAACGAGCTCAGCGCATTTCTACGCACGCGCCGCTCGGAGTTGAGTCCGAGCGATGTAGGGCTTCCCGAAGGTGGCACACAGCGACGCGTCGCCGGGCTTCGCCGCGAGGACGTCGCACAACTCGCAGCTATCTCGATCGACTACTACACCCGGCTCGAGCAGGGACGGATGCAGCCCTCGGCGCCCGTGCTCGCCTCGCTCGCCCGCGTGCTTCGCCTCGACGACGATCAGCGCGCCTACATGCATGAGCTCGCTGGCACACCCGCGAAGTCACGGCGGCGTGCACCGCAGAAGGTCAAGCCCTACCTCCAGCGCATCCTCGACCACCTCGACACCCCCGCCATCGTGATGACCCCCACCCACGACATCCTCGCCTGGAACCCGCTGGCCGCCGCGCTGATGGTCGATTTCGGTGAGATCCCCGAGCGGGAACGGAACTTCGTCCGGCTGTTGTTCACCGACCCCCGCCTCCGCTCGCTCTACCCCGAGTGGGAAGAGCTTGCCCGTTCGGTCGTCTCCTACCTACGGATGGAAGCAGCCCGCAAGCCCGACGATCCCCGACTCGCCGAACTCGTCGGCGAGCTCTCGATCCGCGACGCCCAGTTCCGCCAATGGTGGGCCGGCACCCACGTCGCCGCAAAGAGACGCGGCACGCGCAGGTACAACCACCCCATCGTGGGTGAGATCACGCTCGAGTGGGACGCCCTCACCTCCGACGCCGAACCCGACCAACAACTCGTGATCTACACAGCCGAGCCGGGCTCTCCGTCCGCAAATGCGCTGCTCAAGCTCGACGCTTGGGCCGCCGACCACGCTGGCGCCGCCAGCTAA
- the smpB gene encoding SsrA-binding protein SmpB codes for MASTRKPIAENRKARHDYHILERIEAGIALTGTEVKSLRDGGGNIREAYAQLHDGEVFLVGANIAPYRQGNLQNHEPTRERKLLLHRREIEQLGRQVAERGMTIVPLQLYFVDGKVKLELGLARGKEGVDKRHAIAARDAQRQMDRAIRGFERQRR; via the coding sequence ATGGCCTCGACCCGCAAGCCCATCGCCGAGAACCGCAAGGCGCGCCACGATTACCACATTCTCGAGCGGATCGAGGCCGGCATCGCCCTGACCGGGACCGAGGTGAAGTCGCTGCGCGACGGCGGCGGCAACATCCGCGAGGCCTACGCCCAGCTGCACGACGGCGAGGTGTTCCTCGTCGGCGCGAACATCGCGCCGTACCGGCAGGGCAACCTCCAGAACCACGAGCCGACCCGCGAGCGCAAGCTGCTGCTCCACCGGCGCGAGATCGAGCAGCTCGGCCGCCAGGTGGCGGAGCGGGGGATGACGATCGTCCCGCTGCAGCTCTACTTCGTCGACGGCAAGGTCAAGCTCGAGCTCGGCCTGGCCCGCGGCAAGGAGGGCGTCGACAAGCGCCACGCGATCGCCGCCCGCGACGCCCAGCGGCAGATGGACCGGGCGATCCGGGGGTTCGAGCGGCAGCGCCGGTGA
- a CDS encoding GNAT family N-acetyltransferase encodes MSVRSAVAADAAAIAGLLAELGYRTAPADLERRLEGMERPAALVAELDGEVAGVLTLGMVPVLHEPGDWCRITMLVVAGRARRRGLARALVAEAEAIARGHGCARIEVTSALHRASAHAFYREAGYGQVSEHFLKPLAGAHG; translated from the coding sequence GTGAGCGTCCGCAGCGCGGTGGCGGCCGACGCGGCCGCGATCGCCGGCCTGCTCGCCGAGCTCGGCTACCGGACGGCGCCGGCGGACCTCGAGCGGCGCCTGGAGGGGATGGAGCGCCCGGCCGCCCTCGTGGCCGAGCTGGACGGCGAGGTCGCCGGCGTCCTCACGCTGGGCATGGTTCCCGTCCTGCACGAGCCCGGCGACTGGTGCCGGATCACGATGCTCGTCGTCGCCGGCCGCGCCCGCCGGCGCGGCCTGGCGCGGGCGCTCGTGGCCGAGGCCGAGGCGATCGCCCGCGGCCACGGGTGCGCGCGCATCGAGGTGACGAGCGCGCTTCACCGCGCCAGCGCCCACGCGTTCTACCGCGAGGCGGGCTACGGCCAGGTCTCGGAGCACTTCCTGAAGCCGCTGGCGGGCGCGCATGGCTGA
- a CDS encoding cupin domain-containing protein has product MAAFILADAFAIGVGEIVLGRVSPGTTLPSCRELERALFFLVRERRDHGRGTMQITRNTLKSDAGPADWFTGSVFVDTIATPGAQSAVGAAAVHFTPGARTAWHTHPHGQTIWVTEGVGRCQRDGGPIEVIRPGDRVFFEPGENHWHGAAPTRFMTHIAIQQADETGSPVTWGDHVSDEQYAKAVAE; this is encoded by the coding sequence ATGGCTGCGTTCATTCTTGCCGACGCGTTCGCGATCGGGGTAGGAGAGATCGTCCTAGGCAGAGTGTCCCCAGGAACAACTCTCCCTAGCTGCCGCGAGCTGGAGCGAGCACTCTTCTTCCTGGTGCGAGAGCGCCGCGACCACGGGAGGGGAACCATGCAGATCACAAGGAATACGCTCAAGAGTGATGCCGGCCCCGCCGACTGGTTCACGGGCTCGGTCTTCGTCGACACGATCGCCACGCCCGGAGCTCAGAGCGCGGTCGGCGCTGCCGCGGTGCACTTCACCCCGGGTGCCCGTACCGCGTGGCACACGCATCCGCACGGCCAGACGATCTGGGTCACCGAAGGCGTGGGGCGCTGCCAGCGCGACGGCGGTCCGATCGAGGTGATCCGGCCCGGGGATCGGGTGTTCTTCGAACCGGGCGAGAACCACTGGCACGGCGCCGCTCCGACCAGGTTCATGACCCACATCGCCATCCAGCAGGCAGACGAGACCGGCAGCCCCGTCACCTGGGGCGACCACGTGAGCGACGAGCAGTATGCCAAGGCGGTTGCGGAATGA
- a CDS encoding aminomethyltransferase family protein — translation MSVGSPFHERTAPLNRKLTWGDWAGYHSAAAYADHHDIEYNAIRQSAALIDVSPLYKYIVSGPDAERLVDRVITRDATRLAVGQVLYTPWCDERGKVIDDGTVSRLDETAYRWTAADPCYRWIRLNAGGLDVDVRDVSEDIGALALQGPRARAVLEAATGEDWSDVRYFRRRAATIAGIELDVTRTGYTGDLGYELWVAAEQAPALWDAVVAAGDDHGLRPCGIRAMDVARVEAGLILIEVDYTSARTALTPEHEYSPFEIGLDRLVNFSKADFVGRRALAREQEAGGPGRRLAGIELDWPGIEEAFARHGLAPAVQATVNRDPVPVFYAGGQVGKATSTCWSPTLKKMIALASLDAGVRTGAPLEIEWSVEGERGRVRATAVDLPFLDLERRRT, via the coding sequence GTGAGCGTCGGCAGCCCCTTCCACGAGCGCACCGCGCCGCTCAACCGCAAGCTGACCTGGGGCGACTGGGCCGGCTATCACTCGGCCGCCGCGTACGCCGACCACCACGACATCGAGTACAACGCGATCCGCCAGTCGGCCGCGCTGATCGACGTCTCGCCGCTCTACAAGTACATCGTCTCCGGCCCCGACGCCGAGCGGCTCGTCGACCGCGTCATCACCCGCGATGCGACCAGGCTCGCCGTCGGCCAGGTGCTCTACACGCCGTGGTGCGACGAGCGCGGCAAGGTGATCGACGACGGCACCGTTTCCCGGCTCGACGAGACCGCGTACCGGTGGACGGCCGCCGACCCCTGCTACCGCTGGATCCGCCTGAACGCGGGCGGGCTCGACGTCGACGTGCGCGACGTCTCCGAGGACATCGGGGCGCTGGCGCTGCAGGGACCGCGCGCCCGCGCGGTGCTCGAGGCGGCGACCGGCGAGGACTGGTCGGACGTGCGCTACTTCCGACGCCGGGCGGCGACCATCGCCGGGATCGAGCTCGACGTCACCCGCACCGGCTACACGGGCGACCTCGGCTACGAGCTGTGGGTGGCCGCCGAGCAGGCGCCCGCCCTGTGGGACGCCGTGGTTGCCGCCGGCGACGATCACGGCCTGCGCCCGTGCGGCATCCGGGCGATGGACGTCGCCCGCGTCGAGGCCGGCCTGATCCTGATCGAGGTGGACTACACGAGCGCGCGCACGGCGCTCACGCCGGAGCACGAGTACTCGCCGTTCGAGATCGGCCTCGACCGCCTGGTCAACTTCTCGAAGGCGGACTTCGTCGGCCGCCGCGCGCTCGCGCGCGAGCAGGAGGCCGGCGGGCCGGGCCGGCGGCTGGCCGGGATCGAGCTCGACTGGCCCGGGATCGAGGAGGCGTTCGCCCGCCACGGACTGGCGCCGGCCGTGCAGGCGACCGTGAACCGCGACCCGGTCCCCGTGTTCTACGCCGGCGGCCAGGTGGGCAAGGCGACGAGCACCTGCTGGTCGCCGACGCTCAAGAAGATGATCGCGCTCGCGTCGCTCGACGCGGGCGTGCGCACGGGCGCGCCGCTCGAGATCGAGTGGTCGGTCGAGGGGGAGCGCGGCCGCGTCCGGGCGACCGCGGTCGATCTGCCGTTCCTCGATCTCGAACGCCGGCGCACCTAG
- a CDS encoding alcohol dehydrogenase catalytic domain-containing protein encodes MYAPGDVRIEEREDPKIIEPTDAVIKLAATCICGSDLWPYRGAEDVDHLLMGHEYVGVVEEIGSEVKTVKPGDFVVGSFVISDNTCE; translated from the coding sequence ATGTACGCCCCCGGCGACGTCCGCATCGAGGAGCGAGAAGACCCAAAGATCATCGAACCAACTGACGCGGTCATCAAGCTCGCGGCGACCTGCATCTGCGGGTCAGACCTGTGGCCGTACCGCGGTGCCGAGGATGTCGATCATCTGTTGATGGGACACGAGTACGTCGGAGTCGTCGAGGAGATCGGCAGCGAGGTAAAGACGGTCAAGCCTGGCGACTTCGTGGTTGGCTCGTTTGTGATCTCCGACAACACCTGTGAG
- a CDS encoding ASCH domain-containing protein yields MADVEEFWRRFVAATRIDGPYTAWGFGSSPEQATELGLLVRDGPKRATASLVSSYAADEPMPVPGDLGVVLDGDGEPLCVVRTTAVEVRAFGEVDEEFAWTEGEGDRSLAYWREAHIRFFETQGTPLDEATPVVLERFDLVWGGRG; encoded by the coding sequence ATGGCTGACGTCGAGGAGTTCTGGCGCCGGTTCGTGGCCGCGACCAGGATCGACGGCCCGTACACGGCGTGGGGGTTCGGCTCGAGCCCGGAGCAGGCGACCGAGCTCGGCCTGCTCGTGCGCGACGGCCCCAAGCGGGCGACTGCGAGCCTCGTCTCGAGCTACGCCGCCGACGAGCCGATGCCCGTCCCGGGCGACCTCGGCGTCGTCCTCGACGGCGACGGCGAGCCGCTGTGCGTCGTCCGCACGACGGCCGTCGAGGTGCGCGCGTTCGGCGAGGTCGACGAGGAGTTCGCCTGGACGGAGGGCGAGGGCGACCGGTCGCTGGCGTACTGGCGTGAGGCTCACATCCGCTTCTTCGAGACGCAGGGCACCCCGCTCGACGAGGCGACGCCCGTCGTGCTCGAGCGGTTCGACCTCGTCTGGGGCGGCCGCGGGTGA
- a CDS encoding NAD(P)/FAD-dependent oxidoreductase, producing the protein MAERYDAIAVGGGHNGLVTAAYLARAGMRVCVLERRDVLGGAAVTEEIVPGFRFSVASYVVSLLRPEIVRELELPRHGLEILPLDGTFTPLDGDYLWRLNDHSRTVRELRRWSLSDAEAYDEYGIAMAQMARFVKPILSAVPPDQGRIDPRQWLPLRTLASSFAELPRRLKDAFIQLMTMSAADFLDQWFETDPLKATMSASGIIGTFQGVRSPGTAYVLLHHYMGEIDGAFRAWGIPRGGTGGVSLAIASAARALGAEIRTEAEVARIDVSGGRATGVTLASGETIEAGAVLSSADPRVTFTGLLEEGVLDPEFTADLARYKFRGSSGKVNLALDGLPDFTCLPGRGEHLRGAISFSPSVDYMERAYDDAKYGRFSARPYVDMIIPTLVDPAMAPPGKHVMSCFVQYAPYHLAEGAQWDDAARERFGDTVIDTIAERAPNIRDLIVGRQVLTPLDIERRIGLTEGNIFQGELSLEQLFFNRPVPGWARFRTPVEGLWICGSGAHPGGGLMGAPGRIAALELLRDRGRRKGVRARL; encoded by the coding sequence ATGGCGGAGCGATACGACGCGATCGCGGTCGGCGGCGGGCACAACGGGCTGGTGACGGCCGCGTACCTCGCGCGCGCCGGCATGCGCGTCTGCGTGCTCGAGCGGCGCGACGTGCTCGGCGGCGCCGCGGTGACCGAGGAGATCGTTCCCGGCTTCCGCTTCAGCGTCGCGTCGTACGTCGTCTCGCTGCTGCGCCCCGAGATCGTGCGCGAGCTGGAGCTGCCCCGGCACGGCCTCGAGATCCTCCCGCTCGACGGGACGTTCACGCCGCTCGACGGCGACTATCTGTGGCGGCTGAACGACCACAGCCGGACGGTGCGCGAGCTGCGGCGATGGTCGCTCTCGGACGCCGAGGCCTACGACGAGTACGGCATCGCGATGGCCCAGATGGCCCGGTTCGTGAAGCCGATCCTCTCGGCGGTGCCGCCCGACCAGGGCCGCATCGACCCGCGCCAGTGGCTGCCGCTGCGGACCCTGGCCAGCAGCTTCGCGGAGCTGCCGCGGCGGCTGAAGGACGCATTCATCCAGCTGATGACGATGAGCGCCGCCGACTTCCTCGACCAGTGGTTCGAGACCGACCCGCTGAAGGCGACGATGTCGGCGTCGGGGATCATCGGCACGTTCCAGGGCGTGCGCTCGCCCGGCACCGCCTACGTGCTGCTGCACCACTACATGGGCGAGATCGACGGCGCCTTCCGGGCCTGGGGTATCCCCCGCGGCGGCACCGGCGGCGTGAGCCTCGCGATCGCCTCGGCGGCGCGCGCGCTCGGCGCCGAGATCCGCACCGAGGCCGAGGTGGCCCGGATCGACGTGTCCGGCGGCCGGGCGACGGGGGTGACGCTCGCCTCCGGCGAGACGATCGAGGCCGGCGCGGTGCTCTCGAGCGCCGACCCGCGGGTGACGTTCACGGGCCTGCTCGAGGAGGGCGTGCTCGATCCCGAGTTCACCGCCGACCTGGCTCGCTACAAGTTCCGCGGCTCGTCGGGCAAGGTCAACCTGGCCCTCGACGGGCTGCCCGACTTCACCTGCCTGCCTGGCCGCGGCGAACACCTGCGCGGCGCGATCAGCTTCTCGCCGTCGGTCGACTACATGGAGCGGGCCTACGACGACGCCAAGTACGGCCGCTTCTCGGCCCGGCCCTACGTCGACATGATCATCCCGACGCTCGTCGACCCGGCGATGGCGCCGCCCGGCAAGCACGTCATGAGCTGCTTCGTCCAGTACGCGCCCTACCACCTGGCGGAGGGCGCCCAGTGGGACGACGCCGCCCGGGAGCGGTTCGGCGACACGGTGATCGACACCATCGCCGAGCGGGCGCCGAACATCCGCGACCTGATCGTCGGCCGCCAGGTGCTGACCCCGCTCGACATCGAGCGGCGGATCGGGCTCACCGAGGGCAACATCTTCCAGGGCGAGCTGTCGCTCGAGCAGCTGTTCTTCAACCGGCCGGTGCCCGGCTGGGCGCGGTTCCGCACGCCGGTCGAGGGCCTGTGGATCTGCGGCTCGGGCGCCCATCCCGGCGGCGGCCTGATGGGCGCGCCGGGCCGGATCGCGGCGCTCGAGCTGCTGCGCGACCGAGGCCGGAGAAAGGGCGTGCGTGCCCGACTATGA
- a CDS encoding glucose 1-dehydrogenase, producing the protein MNPAYDFTGKVAFVTGAGSGMGLATARAFAEAGAAVALADVDADTLAAAEKELRDAGRGVLAVQCDVSDEAQIAGAVARTVESFGSLDMAYNNAGIQSPVTDAADEPAELFDRVNAINLRGIWASMKHELGQMRRQGSGAIVNCSSLGGLVGLPGRAAYHASKHGVIGLTRSAAIEYAPRGVRINAICPGTIETPMVTHMLDTGDLHRDAAEANQPIARLGTAEEIAQSVLWLCSPGASFVVGVALPIDGGYTAQ; encoded by the coding sequence ATGAACCCCGCCTACGACTTCACCGGGAAGGTCGCCTTTGTCACCGGCGCCGGCTCGGGGATGGGCCTCGCCACCGCGCGGGCGTTCGCCGAGGCGGGCGCGGCCGTCGCGCTCGCAGACGTTGATGCCGACACGCTGGCGGCGGCGGAGAAGGAGCTACGCGACGCGGGGCGCGGGGTGCTCGCCGTGCAGTGCGACGTCTCCGACGAGGCGCAGATTGCCGGGGCCGTGGCACGGACGGTTGAGTCGTTCGGCAGTCTCGATATGGCCTACAACAACGCGGGAATCCAATCGCCGGTGACCGATGCCGCAGATGAGCCTGCGGAGCTGTTCGACCGGGTGAACGCGATCAACCTGCGTGGTATCTGGGCGAGCATGAAGCACGAACTCGGCCAGATGCGCCGCCAGGGCTCCGGCGCGATCGTCAACTGCTCCTCGCTCGGCGGCCTGGTCGGCCTTCCGGGTCGCGCCGCCTACCACGCCTCCAAGCATGGCGTGATCGGCCTGACCCGCAGCGCGGCGATCGAGTACGCGCCGCGCGGCGTTCGGATCAACGCGATCTGCCCGGGCACCATCGAGACGCCGATGGTCACCCACATGCTGGACACGGGTGACCTTCACCGTGACGCTGCCGAGGCGAACCAGCCGATCGCGCGGCTGGGGACCGCCGAGGAGATCGCCCAGTCCGTGCTTTGGCTGTGCAGCCCCGGCGCGAGCTTCGTAGTCGGCGTCGCGCTGCCCATCGACGGCGGATACACCGCCCAGTAA